From one Lotus japonicus ecotype B-129 chromosome 3, LjGifu_v1.2 genomic stretch:
- the LOC130745181 gene encoding peroxisomal 2,4-dienoyl-CoA reductase [(3E)-enoyl-CoA-producing], which produces MESPFKGNILKGKVALITGGASGIGFEISTQFGKHGASVALMGRRKQVLDSAVSVLQSLSIPAIGFVGDVRKQEDAARVVESTFKHFGKIDILVNAAAGNFLVSAEDLSPNGFRTVLDIDSVGTFTMCSEALKYLKKGGLGRGSSGAGAIINISATLHYTASWYQIHVSAAKAAVDATTRNLALEWGTDYDIRVNGIAPGPISGTPGMSKLAPDEINNKSKDYMPLYKEGEKWDIAMAALFLVSDAGKYINGDTLIVDGGLWLSRPRHLPKEAVKQASRAIEKRSRNQPIGVPKSKL; this is translated from the exons ATGGAATCGCCATTTAAGGGTAACATATTGAAGGGGAAGGTTGCTCTCATCACTGGTGGAGCTTCTGGAATCGGCTTCGAAATCTCCACCCAATTCGGCAAACATGGCGCCTCCGTTGCGCTCATGGGTCGCCGGAAGCAAGTCCTCGATTCTGCTGTCTCCGTTCTGCAATCGCTTTCGATTCCG GCGATTGGTTTTGTGGGTGATGTGCGGAAACAAGAGGATGCGGCGAGGGTTGTGGAATCCACTTTCAAGCATTTTGGGAAGATAGACATTCTTGTCAACGCTGCTGCTGGGAATTTTCTAGTTTCTGCGGAGGATCTCTCACCAAATGGATTCAGAACAG TTCTCGATATTGATTCTGTTGGGACATTTACAATGTGCTCTGAAGCACTAAAGTATCTCAAGAAAGGAGGACTAGGAAGGGGCTCTTCTGGTGCGGGAGCAATAATAAACATTAGTGCTACCTTGCATTATACAGCTTCTTGGTATCAAATTCACGTGTCTGCAGCGAAG GCTGCTGTTGATGCCACTACAAGAAACTTGGCACTAGAATGGGGAACAGACTATGATATTAGAGTCAATGGGATCGCACCGGGTCCCATAAGTGGCACTCCTGGCATGAGTAAACTAGCTCCTGATGAAATAAATAACAAATCCAAAGATTACATGCCTCTTTATAAAGAAGGGGAGAAGTGGGATATTGCCATGGCTGCTCTCTTCCTGGTATCAGATGCAG gaaaataCATTAATGGCGACACTCTCATAGTGGATGGAGGACTTTGGCTGAGCCGGCCTCGACATTTACCAAAAGAGGCAGTGAAGCAGGCATCGCGAGCAATAGAAAAGAGATCCAGAAATCAACCAATTGGTGTTCCAAAAAGCAAGCTATGA
- the LOC130745182 gene encoding peptidyl-prolyl cis-trans isomerase CYP59: MSVLIVTSLGDLVIDLHTQKCPLTCKNFLKLCKIKYYNGCLFHNVQRDFTAQTGDPTATGTGGDSIYKFLYGEQARFFSDEIHIDLKHSKTGTVAMASAGENLNASQFYFSLRDDLDYLDGKHTVFGEVAEGFETLTRINEAYVDEKSRPYKNIRIKHTYILEDPFDDPPQLADLIPGASPEGKPKEEVDDDVRLEDDWVPMDEQLNPAELEEVIRTKEAHSRAVVLESIGDIPDAEIKPPDNVLFVCKLNPVTEDEDLHTIFSRFGTVSSADIIRDQKTGDSLCYAFIEFEDKQACEQAYFKMDNALIDDRRIHVDFSQSVSKLWSQYKRKDQKGKGGGCFKCGSTDHIAKDCTGDAKQQSAKYILKDNNVQRGGDNARYEMVFEGDNPESPRRDTKHQRHDRDDRVEKTGRKENFKDHIHRGRRDPEMVGSNNRDRYGDRSRGNEGNGDDKSRSERGARDTRDSGSHANTRQRDDDYRREDELDSRKRDLDDSYTERRASRDDRRKTDTDHMDRKNDRDYRRRTEDSGREDVKIDSRRRKRSPDDKDYKHRREDEDYRRRRDERRDRRQDTESDEYSHRRHHGDRG; this comes from the exons ATGTCAGTGTTGATCGTGACAAGCTTAGGAGACTTGGTGATTGATTTACACACCCAAAAGTGCCCCTTGACCTGCAAGAACTTCTTGAAGCTTTGCAA GATTAAGTACTACAATGGCTGTCTATTCCACAATGTTCAAAGGGATTTCACTGCTCAGACCGGTGATCCAACTGCAACTGGAACCGGTGGTGATTCCATCTACAA GTTTCTTTATGGTGAACAAGCTCGGTTTTTCAGTGATGAAATTCATATTGATCTGAAGCATTCTAAGACTGGAACAGTTGCCATGGCAAGTGCAGGAGAGAATCTGAATGCTTCACAG TTTTATTTCAGTCTGCGGGATGACCTTGATTACCTTGATGGGAAGCACACA GTTTTTGGTGAGGTAGCTGAAGGATTTGAGACTTTGACTAGAATAAATGAGGCATATGTGGATGAGAAGAGCAGACCATATAAAAATATAAG AATCAAGCACACATACATCCTGGAGGATCCTTTTGATGATCCTCCTCAGCTAGCCGACCTCATTCCTGGAGCTTCACCAGAAGGAAAACCTAAAGAGGAG GTTGATGATGATGTGCGACTTGAAGATGATTGGGTGCCCATGGATGAACAATTAAACCCAGCAGAGCTTGAGGAGGTTATTAGAACAAAGGAAGCACATTCTAGGGCAGTTGTACTTGAGAGT aTTGGTGATATTCCTGATGCTGAGATTAAGCCTCCAGACAATGTACTATTTGTCTGTAAATTGAACCCGGTTACTGAG GATGAGGACTTGCATACAATATTTTCACGCTTTGGAACTGTGTCATC GGCTGACATCATCCGTGATCAAAAGACTGGTGACAGTTTATGCTATGCTTTCATAG AGTTTGAGGACAAACAGGCTTGTGAGCAGGCATATTTTAAG ATGGATAATGCTTTGATTGATGATCGAAGGATACATGTGGATTTTAGTCAAAGTGTGTCAAAACTGTGGTCACAATATAAGCGGAAAGATCAAAAGGGTAAAG GTGGTGGTTGCTTCAAATGTGGTTCTACTGATCATATTGCTAAGGATTGCACTGGAGATGCTAAACAACAATCTGCAAAATACATCTTGAAGGACAATAATGTCCAACGTGGCGGAGATAATGCAAG ATACGAAATGGTTTTTGAAGGGGATAACCCTGAAAGTCCTAGGCGAGATACAAAACACCAAAGGCATGACCGGGATGACCGAGTTGAGAAAACAGGTAGAAAGGAAAACTTTAAAGATCATATTCATAGAGGTCGTAGGGATCCGGAGATGGTGGGCTCAAACAACAGAGATAGGTATGGTGATAGAAGCCGAGGGAATGAGGGAAACGGAGATGATAAATCTCGATCTGAAAGAGGTGCAAGAGATACAAGAGATTCGGGTTCGCATGCCAACACAAGACAGAGAGATGATGACTACAGGCGTGAAGATGAACTAGACTCGAGAAAAAGAGACTTGGATGATAGCTACACAGAAAGACGGGCTAGTCGTGATGATAGAAGAAAAACAGATACTGATCATATGGACAGAAAGAATGACAGAGATTATAGGAGGAGAACTGAAGACAGTGGAAGGGAAGATGTGAAGATTGATTCCAGACGAAGAAAACGAAGCCCGGATGATAAAGATTACAAACATAGAAGGGAAGATGAAGATTACAGACGCAGAAGGGATGAACGTAGAGACAGGAGACAAGATACTGAATCTGATGAATATTCTCATCGAAGGCATCATGGTGATAGGGGATGA